From a single Apium graveolens cultivar Ventura chromosome 2, ASM990537v1, whole genome shotgun sequence genomic region:
- the LOC141691336 gene encoding uncharacterized protein LOC141691336 — MDVEGEKWVTLPKYSDRYRKGVEAFVNQAFSRYAVGNEVMCPCKKCGNRFWSGAKAIHEHLVCNGPCSHSVEWIYEVSTHEIDRVADEMDINIGVGLGDEFDAMIHNAYGTNDVTDHVGRTGLNDDARKFYHLVKEGGQPLYPECKKFSRLSFLVRLYQLKCIHGFSESGFSDLLELIKEVFPHVNLPSSFSMAKGMIKDLGLDYQKIHACPNDCKLFWAENERLENCAKCGTSRWRLVEKKAKARSDANIELASNPKIPAKVMRYFPLKPRLQRMFLSSDFSSSMTWHALSRKKDGRLRHPADGKGWKSMDSKYPEFAAEMRNVRLGLAADGFNPYGSMNISHSTWPVVLVNYNLPPG, encoded by the coding sequence ATGGATGTTGAAGGAGAGAAATGGGTAACACTTCCCAAGTACAGTGATAGATATAGGAAGGGAGTTGAAGCTTTTGTTAACCAAGCATTTTCTCGATATGCCGTAGGAAACGAGGTTATGTGCCCTTGTAAGAAATGTGGTAATCGTTTTTGGAGTGGTGCTAAGGCTATACACGAACATCTAGTCTGTAATGGTCCTTGTTCCCATTCCGTTGAATGGATTTACGAGGTCTCAACCCATGAGATAGATAGGGTTGCCGATGAGATGGATATTAATATAGGTGTAGGTCTTGGAGATGAATTTGATGCTATGATACACAATGCATATGGTACTAATGACGTTACTGACCACGTTGGTAGAACAGGACTAAATGATGACGCAAGGAAATTTTATCACCTTGTTAAGGAGGGTGGACAACCGTTATATCCCGAGTGCAAAAAATTTAGTCGATTAAGTTTCTTAGTTAGGCTTTATCAACTAAAGTGCATTCATGGATTTAGCGAATCAGGATTTAGTGACTTACTTGAATTGATAAAGGAGGTTTTCCCTCATGTAAATCTTCCGTCTTCTTTTAGTATGGCAAAGGGTATGATTAAAGACCTAGGACTTGATTACCAAAAGATACATGCATGTCCAAATGACTGCAAGCTCTTTTGGGCAGAAAACGAGAGGCTGGAGAATTGTGCTAAGTGTGGAACATCAAGATGGAGACTAGTTGAAAAGAAGGCGAAGGCCAGGTCTGATGCAAACATAGAACTAGCATCGAATCCTAAAATCCCGGCTAAAGTGATGAGATACTTCCCTTTAAAGCCAAGGCTGCAGAGAATGTTCTTGAGCTCTGATTTCTCGAGCTCAATGACATGGCATGCTTTATCAAGAAAGAAAGATGGACGGTTAAGGCATCCGGCTGATGGAAAGGGTTGGAAGTCGATGGACAGTAAATATCCTGAATTTGCTGCCGAAATGCGAAATGTACGATTGGGTTTAGCGGCAGACGGTTTCAATCCATATGGATCAATGAACATATCTCATAGCACCTGGCCAGTAGTGCTCGTAAATTATAACCTCCCCCCTGGTTAA